One window of the Colletotrichum destructivum chromosome 4, complete sequence genome contains the following:
- a CDS encoding Putative exocyst complex component EXOC3/Sec6: MDALVPKLAELLRHPDDLDKIAGLKHEFSRKKTAVDSQLRSGLREQLETTQSGMTGLTDGQKTVQLIKEEMIKIDRLCSESQNMIKDFNSINLVSQAHRNFGAVEAMRKNLETFNERLAIVERMLAEDEEDKENMPNLLPIHYELTQLRNIRDDAMEQIQRAEDPSLESTLEDYFQRLDTMIDWFDEHIGILALNLISLVVNDNNGLVVRFAVVIEAEEKSDQRVLALQEALKDHKEMATRFQSITDGAKKVRGYKDKFTQAIKISVEGQFAEARGEFLDDPSALDKILKWYFNDLNAVKMGMTPLMPKKWKVLKTYGDIYHQTMHDFLVGMIDDPDSASANTLEIINWPEKYYKKMKKLGFKQEDLTPHVIDSRETELVRDFRQLIIKFLDEWIERIFNAEQKDFAERNVEGSNLDQDEYGYFRSRNLVDMWRMMREQIDAAANSKRVDVIEGVIDAMFLRLRGRQQSWQRMLDEEATRFETSKILELEGFQPLQDWLVATANDQIACVDDNEEENRFGYLSNFKQKFEPLVSPAYMERAEGEVELLRDAYIDFSTWCITKFVQLIFSVDFKLVMPEFFTPKWYTSTAMKQMVVTFEEYVGDYRQVLHHSLVDIFTEIFADELLIRYLSSVRNKGAKFRRSDPVQDKLFNDISTAFEYFGALPNPDVGNTVKQTWRVTEYFLQLLTVDKDATPDAFEAFKTAYWDLQISWVEAVLRSRDDFERSMLNAVKARAATLDIVRGPETIMGKVK, translated from the coding sequence ATGGATGCGCTCGTACCCAAGCTCGCAGAGCTCCTCCGTCAtcccgacgacctcgacaagATCGCCGGCTTGAAGCATGAGTTTTCCCGCAAGAAGACCGCCGTCGATTCCCAGCTTCGCAGCGGCCTgcgcgagcagctcgagacTACCCAGTCAGGCATGACGGGTCTGACGGACGGTCAGAAGACGGTCCAGCTGatcaaggaggagatgaTCAAGATCGACCGCCTGTGCTCCGAGTCGCAAAACATGATCAAGGACTTCAACAGCATCAACCTCGTCTCCCAGGCCCACCGCAacttcggcgccgtcgaggccatgcGCAAGAACCTCGAGACCTTCAACGAGCGTctggccatcgtcgagcggatgctggccgaggacgaggaggacaaggagaacatGCCCAACCTGCTGCCCATACATTACGAGCTGACGCAGCTGAGAAACATCCGGGACGACGCGATGGAGCAAATCCAGAGGGCCGAGGACCCGAGTCTGGAGTCGACGCTTGAGGACTACTTCCAGAGGCTGGACACCATGATCGACTGGTTCGACGAGCACATTGGCATTCTTGCGTTGAACCTGATAAGCTTAGTGgtcaacgacaacaacggcctaGTGGTACGCTTCGCCGTCGTtatcgaggccgaggagaagagtGACCAGAGGGTGCTGGCGCTGCAGGAGGCACTCAAGGACCATAAGGAGATGGCGACGCGGTTCCAGAGCATCACGGACGGCGCCAAGAAGGTGCGTGGCTACAAGGACAAGTTCACGCAGGCCATCAAGATCAGCGTCGAGGGccagttcgccgaggccagggGAGAGTTCCTGGACGATCCCTCGGCATTAGATAAGATCCTAAAATGGTACTTCAACGACCTGAATGCGGTCAAGATGGGCATGACGCCCCTAATGCCCAAGAAATGGAAGGTCCTCAAGACTTACGGCGACATCTATCACCAGACGATGCAcgacttcctcgtcggcatgATCGACGACCCGGACTCTGCCTCGGCCAACACGTTGGAGATCATCAACTGGCCGGAGAAGTACTacaagaagatgaagaagttgGGCTTCAAGCAGGAGGACCTCACGCCCCACGTCATCGATTCGAGAGAGACGGAACTGGTCCGCGACTTCCGGCAGCTCATCATCAAATTCCTCGACGAATGGATCGAGCGCATCTTCAACGCCGAGCAAAAGGACTTTGCGGAGCGCAATGTCGAAGGCTCCAACCTGGACCAGGATGAGTACGGATACTTCAGATCCAGGAACCTTGTCGACATGTGGCGGATGATGCGCGAGCAgatcgacgccgcggccaacTCGAAGCGCGTTGACGTGATTGAGggcgtcatcgacgccatgTTCCTGAGACTGCGAGGTAGGCAGCAGTCGTGGCAGAGGATGCTCGACGAAGAGGCCACGAGGTTCGAGACCAGCAAGATCCTGGAGCTCGAGGGGTTCCAGCCACTGCAGGACTGGCTCGTGGCCACGGCAAATGACCAGATTGCGtgcgtcgacgacaacgaggaggagaacagGTTCGGGTACCTGTCCAACTTCAAGCAAAAGTTCGAGCCGCTCGTCTCGCCAGCGTACATGGAgcgggccgagggcgaggtggaGCTGCTGCGCGACGCTTACATCGATTTCAGCACGTGGTGTATTACCAAGTTCGTGCAGCTCATCTTCTCGGTCGATTTCAAGCTGGTCATGCCCGAGTTCTTCACGCCCAAGTGGTACACGAGCACGGCCATGAAGCAAATGGTGGTGACGTTCGAGGAGTACGTCGGCGACTACCGGCAGGTGCTGCACCACTCGCTCGTCGACATCTTCACCGAGATCTTtgccgacgagctgctgATCCGCTACCTCTCGTCCGTGCGCAACAAGGGCGCAAAGTTCCGCCGCTCCGACCCCGTTCAGGACAAGCTCTTCAACGACATCTCGACGGCGTTCGAGTACTTTGGCGCCCTGCCGAACCCGGACGTCGGGAACACGGTCAAGCAAACTTGGCGCGTCACCGAGTACTTCCTGCAACTGCTCACCGTGGACAAGGACGCCACCCCCGACGCGTTCGAGGCCTTCAAGACGGCGTACTGGGACTTGCAGATCAGCTGGGTCGAGGCGGTGCTGCGGTCGCGCGACGACTTTGAGAGGAGCATGctcaacgccgtcaaggcgAGAGCGGCAACGTTGGACATTGTGCGGGGCCCCGAGACGATCATGGGCAAGGTCAAGTGA
- a CDS encoding Putative cytochrome b5-like heme/steroid binding domain, fatty acid hydroxylase: MPSRTLPTFTRAEVEAHNTKKSCYVTIGANVYDVTDFAQDHPGGDDLVFEYAGKDVEAILRDPTSHPHSEAAYEVLDDSLVGFVVNQKAVNGSVSGSVHKVNGTSNGKANGHADGDVNVNGNGAAETENEGVKMNEHGELWDGERWVHPRTGMASEDDLSKETDYTTDYKKHKFLDLSRPLFPQMWYGGFSKEFYLDQVHRPRHYKGGESAPLFGNFLEPLSKTPWWVVPLAWLPPVAYHLYLARDGMESTTQEFLYFGLGLFLWTLIEYILHRFLFHLDQWLPDNRVGITAHFLLHGIHHYLPMDKYRLVMPPTLFVVLATPFYKLAHWVFSYSWHAATAVFCGGIFGYICYDLTHYFLHHQNLPLWYKELKKYHLQHHFLDYELGFGVTSRFWDSVFGTELPPIVKAN, encoded by the exons ATGCCGTCGCGTACTCTCCCTACATTCACtcgcgccgaggtcgaggctcACAACACCAAGAAATCATGTTATGTCACCATTGGCGCCAACGTTTACGACGTGACCGACTTCGCCCAAGATCACCCTGGTGGCGACGACCTGGTCTTTGAGTATGCGGGCAAGGACGTTGAGGCAATCCTGCGCGATCCTACCTCTCACCCCCACTCAGAGGCGGCGTAcgaggtccttgacgacTCCTTGGTCGGTTTCGTTGTCAACCAGAAGGCCGTCAACGGATCAGTCAGCGGGTCGGTCCATAAGGTTAACGGAACATCGAATGGCAAAGCGAACGGGCACGCGGACGGggacgtcaacgtcaacggcaacggcgcggCCGAGACTGAAAACGAGGGTGTCAAGATGAACGAGCACGGCGAGCTCTGGGACGGCGAGCGTTGGGTTCACCCCCGGACCGGTATGGCCAGCGAGGATGACTTGAGCAAGGAAACCGATTACACCACCGACTACAAGAAACACAAGTTTCTCGACTTGAGCCGTCCTCTTTTCCCGCAGATGTGGTATGGCGGTTTCAGCAAGGAGTTTTATCTCGACCAAGTTCACCGCCCTAGGCACTACAAGGGTGGCGAGTCCGCGCCTCTGTTCGGCAACTTCCTCGAGCCTCTGTCCAAGACGCCCTGGTGGGTTGTTCCACTTGCATGGCTCCCGCCTGTGGCATACCACCTCTACCTTGCCCGAGATGGCATGGAAAGCACCACGCAGGAATTCCTGTACTTCGGGCTTGGTCTTTTCCTCTGGACTCTGATCGAGTACATTCTCCACCGTTTTCTGTTCCATCTCGATCA GTGGCTCCCTGACAACCGAGTGGGCATCACCGCGcacttcctcctccacggcATTCACCACTACCTTCCCATGGATAAGTACCGCCTGGTCATGCCCCCGACGTTGTTCGTCGTTCTTGCCACCCCATTCTACAAGCTTGCCCACTGGGTATTCTCGTACAGCTGGCACGCCGCTACGGCCGTATTCTGCGGAGGCATCTTCGGCTACATCTGCTACGACCTGACGCACTACTTCCTCCACCACCAGAACCTGCCTCTATGGTacaaggagctcaagaagTACCACCTTCAACACCACTTTCTCGACTACGAGCTCGGTTTCGGCGTCACCAGCCGGTTCTGGGACAGCGTCTTTGGCACGGAACTGCCTCCCATCGTGAAGGCCAACTAA
- a CDS encoding Putative RNA recognition motif domain, splicing factor, RBM39, splicing factor RBM39, linker — protein sequence MSGLDVEALLDATAKSSTETKTHDVDERPNGDRPERKERDRGRDGSRDRDYERRRRDRERRDRSTTRSRRGTPDDVKASTPRSDAGSHKSRRRSRSRDDDRRHSRRHRGDGDYYRGGRARSRSRSPHRSYRSSRDDYRERRDRSDRYSGDHRRARDDDRPETSSKREATPQLTEDERDRRTVFVQQLAARLRTRDLKAFFEKVGPVTEAQIVKDRISQRSKGVGYVEFKNEDSVTQALQLTGQKLLGIPIIVQMTEAEKNRQVRTTETTSAHPNSIPFHRLYVGNIHFNVTEQDLQAVFEPFGELEFVQLQKDDNGRSRGYGFVQYREASQAREALEKMNGFDLAGRPIRVGLGNDKFTPESTANILQRFPGQNPQFQGSAFSGAGGRGPQTSAFDRAGGRDSEKSGGASALDDTDVAGVNFNNYSRDALMRKLARTDDASNGVDERQVLKPKTETKPLPVNVNMASRCVVLHNMFDPEEEEGDEWVKELEDDVRQEAETKYGRVVHISVDPNSKGDIYLKFDKVQGGENAIRGLNGRYFGGRMIDASPVVDAVYSSLFSRTRAI from the exons ATGTCGGGCCTAGACGTAGAGGCGTTGCTTGACGCCACCGCGAAAAGCTCAACCGAAACCAAGACACACGATGTCGACGAACGTCCTAATGGCGACCGCCCCGAGCGCAAGGAGCGTGATCGCGGCCGCGATGGGAGCCGTGACAGAGACTACGAGAGGCGTCGCCGAGACCGCGAGCGCCGCGACCGGAGCACGACACGAAGCCGTCGCGGAACCCCGGACGACGTCAAGGCATCCACCCCTCGGAGCGACGCTGGTAGCCACAAGAGTAGgcggagaagcagaagccgCGATGATGACCGCCGTCACTCACGTCGTCACAGAGGAGATGGTGATTACTACAGAGGCGGACGAGCCCGCTCCCGCTCTCGCTCGCCCCACCGCTCTTACCGCTCATCCCGCGATGACTATCGCGAACGCCGCGACCGCTCCGATCGCTACTCTGGGGACCATCGCCGGGCAAGGGATGATGATCGTCCCGAGACTTCTTCCAAGCGTGAGGCTACACCACAACTTACTGAAGATGAACGGGATCGCCGCACTGTTTTTgtccagcagctcgccgcccgtcTTCGCACACGCGACCTGAAGGCGTTTTTCGAAAAGGTCGGCCCTGTCACCGAGGCCCAGATTGTCAAGGATCGCATCAGCCAAAGATCCAAGGG AGTCGGTTACGTTGAATTCAAGAACGAGGACTCTGTCACCCAAGCGCTTCAACTTACCGGGCAGAAATTGTTAGGTATCCCTATCATTGTTCAGATGACGGAGGCCGAAAAGAACCGACAGGTTCGCACCACCGAAACAACAAGCGCCCACCCCAACTCGATCCCCTTCCACCGGCTTTATGTTGGCAACATTCACTTCAATGTCACCGAGCAGGATTTGCAGGCCGTCTTTGAACCCTTCGGCGAGCTTGAGTTCGTCCAGCTCCAGAAAGATGACAATGGACGCAGCCGAGGCTATGGCTTCGTACA ATATCGCGAAGCCAGCCAAGCCAGGGAGGCCCTTGAGAAGATGAACGGATTTGATCTTGCCGGTCGCCCGATTCGCGTTGGCCTCGGAAACGATAAGTTTACCCCTGAGAGCACTGCCAACATATTGCAGAGATTTCCTGGTCAAAACCCACAGTTTCAGGGCTCTGCATTCTCTGGCGCGGGCGGTCGCGGCCCCCAGACGTCGGCATTCGACCGTGCCGGTGGACGAGACAGCGAGAAGTCTGGCGGCGCTAGTGCACTCGACGACACCGACGTCGCAGGCGTCAACTTTAACAACTACAGCCGTGATGCCCTGATGAGAAAGCTTGCCAGGACTGATGATGCTTCCAACGGAGTAGATGAGCGACAGGTGCTGAAGCCCAAGACCGAGACCAAGCCACTTCCCGTCAACGTCAATATGGCCAGCCGATGCGTTGTCCTGCACAACATGTTCGACCCAGAAGA ggaagaaggcgacgaaTGGGTCAAGGAATTGGAGGATGACGTACGGCAAGAAGCCGAAACCAAGTACGGCCGTGTCGTCCACATCTCGGTCGACCCGAACTCCAAGGGCGATATTTACCTCAAGTTCGACAAggtccagggcggcgagaacGCCATCAGAGGTCTCAACGGCCGCTACTTCGGAGGCAGGATGATCGACGCGTCGCCTGTTGTAGATGCCGTCTACAGCAGTTTGTTCTCTCGCACACGAGCGATCTGA
- a CDS encoding Putative pirin domain, rmlC-like cupin domain superfamily, rmlC-like jelly roll: protein MKSFSLLLSIIVGITSIVLFREQIFDLVVATTSDFFNFAGAIQNDIVPEAETKQQQQQHQRHHQQDQPDDHLYATDMSVPRAIRKVFLAVEQAEGAGARVRRSIGTPQLRSLSPFLMLDHFSISPGSGFPDHPHRGQETITYLLHGGVDHEDFAGNKGTIEAGDLQFMTAGRGIMHAEMPKQNPDGSANIGLQLWVDLPKHLKACEPRYRDLRAKEIPTVDVDGGKVHVKVISGQSHGVDSVRDLAYTPVWILDIQVKPGGTIAQPVPKGWNAFAYTLEGQAIFGTGSQQRVVDEFHNVVFEDEGDVVNIEVDAGADKDARLVLIAGTPLDQEVVQYGPFVLSSKAEVYQALMDFQTHSNGFERAEGWQSEIGKSMVE from the exons ATGAAGTCTTTCTCGCTACTGCTATCCATCATCGTGGGAATCACATCCATCGTCCTGTTCAGAGAACAGATATTCGATTTGGTCGTCGCGACTACGAGCGACTTCTTCAACTTTGCAGGCGCAATTCAGAACGACATCGTCCCCGAAGCGGAAACcaagcagcaacaacaacaacatcaacgccatcatcaacaggACCAGCCGGACGACCACCTGTACGCCACCGACATGTCTGTTCCCCGCGCGATTCGCAAGGTCTTTCTGGCCGttgagcaggccgagggcgccggagCCCGCGTCCGCCGCTCCATCGGAACCCCTCAGCTTAGGAGCCTTTCGCCCTTTTTGATGCTCG ATCACTTCAGTATCTCTCCCGGGTCAGGCTTCCCCGACCATCCCCATAGGGGCCAGGAGACGATTACGTATCTCCTTCACGGCGGCGTGGACCACGAGGACTTCGCTGGCAACAAGGGcaccatcgaggccggcgacctgCAGTTCATGACAGCGGGCCGTGGCATCATGCACGCCGAGATGCCCAAGCAGAATCCCGACGGCAGCGCCAACATCGGCCTCCAGCTCTGGGTCGACTTGCCGAAGCACCTCAAAGCCTGCGAGCCGCGGTACCGCGATCTGCGCGCCAAGGAGATCCCcacggtcgacgtcgacggcggcaaggtccACGTCAAGGTCATCTCGGGCCAGAGCCACGGTGTCGACTCGGTGCGCGACCTAGCCTACACGCCCGTATGGATCCTGGACATCCAGGTCAAGCCCGGCGGTACGATTGCCCAGCCGGTGCCCAAGGGGTGGAACGCCTTCGCGTACACGCTCGAGGGCCAGGCCATTTTTGGCACAGGGTCGCAGCAGCGCGTCGTCGATGAGTTCCACAACGTCGTgttcgaggacgagggcgacgtcgtgAACAttgaggtcgacgccggcgccgacaaggacgcTCGCCTCGTGCTTATCGCCGGCACGCCTCTAGACCAGGAGGTGGTGCAGTACGGGCCGTTCGTGCTGAGCTCCAAAGCCGAGGTGTACCAGGCCTTGATGGACTTCCAGACGCACTCGAACGGGTTCGAGAGGGCAGAGGGCTGGCAGAGTGAGATTGGAAAGTCCATGGTTGAGTAG
- a CDS encoding Putative PPM-type phosphatase, divalent cation binding, protein phosphatase 2C family: MPAFIRCPTRQIAQHYGTNRAFTAPAVRSVRSRLITGPRTLDDKPSSSTVPILASKRNYTSQSAVVRRPAARSPRSPESRRQCSPRCLPEDFKSPSLGNHRFFHNYFVTHLPSSSLHPDSRMSAGPGHKLPRDASTPHTQTPGSSPAAAALNMPSRDLTVVRIPLKRAKHHFGVASSRGQRSYNEDTNQAGTISMPAFAKRAPISLQRRPIQKPNEATSADSALGDPQVFYFGIFDGHGGTQCAEFLRDELHGYIEQASADFGLQSSLKTSRQETGRKDEDPERSEELFMKTEEEVRDEIRVPEQDKHGVLKNPERKEPLAGVDPVSAKVDDIPKAVKLEQELVEEYRQTVGGYFRRFNPQYFKLSDDKKENDIDETPVTVESVLMYAFLRADLDFISAQARKPDPDDPQASDRPVNHDEILGVPHKPPSGHGIGGLSRFKGGSTASIVLISTPTPAPFWHPNAQSTLIVAHVGDTRILLCQTTTGLAQPLTSDHHPTTPTESRRLRRYAPAGSMVSADSFGEDRIAGLANSRAFGDMRSKRIGVSAEPEITRVEVGPAEYSFLVLMSDGISGTLSDQEIVDVIKEARTPEEGAKDVVNYATEVSHDGDNATCLVVRLGGWERRSEGGVGSLGTKEIRDKRRTEALDPRRGKQ; the protein is encoded by the coding sequence ATGCCAGCTTTCATACGCTGTCCGACGCGGCAAATAGCGCAACATTATGGAACTAACAGGGCCTTTACAGCTCCAGCTGTCCGGTCGGTTCGTTCGCGCTTGATCACAGGCCCCCGAACACTTGACGACAAGCCTTCGTCTTCCACGGTACCGATACTAGCATCGAAGCGTAACTACACCTCCCAGAGTGCTGTTGTTCGACGGCCTGCGGCCCGATCGCCAAGGTCGCCCGAGAGTCGACGACAATGCTCACCTCGATGTTTACCGGAAGATTTCAAATCGCCGAGCCTTGGAAACCATCGGTTTTTCCACAACTACTTTGTCACTCACCTtccatcgtcctcgttgcACCCGGATTCTCGCATGTCAGCTGGGCCTGGACACAAGCTGCCCCGCGATGCCTCGACCCCCCACACACAGACGCCGGGATCTTcgccagctgcagcagctctgAACATGCCCAGCCGAGACCTCACCGTTGTCCGAATCCCGCTCAAGAGGGCCAAGCATCATTTCGGGGTTGCTTCGTCGAGGGGCCAACGCTCTTACAACGAGGATACCAACCAGGCCGGCACCATCAGCATGCCAGCGTTTGCCAAGAGGGCTCCTATTAGTCTTCAGAGAAGGCCGATTCAGAAGCCCAACGAGGCAACGTCCGCTGACAGCGCACTCGGTGACCCTCAAGTCTTTTACTTTGGCATTTTTGATGGCCACGGTGGGACCCAATGTGCCGAGTTCCTGCGAGATGAACTGCATGGTTACATCGAGCAGGCGTCCGCAGACTTTGGACTTCAGAGCAGCCTGAAGACAAGCCGACAAGAGACGGGCcgcaaggacgaggacccCGAGAGATCCGAAGAGCTCTTCATGAAAACTGAAGAGGAGGTCAGGGACGAGATTCGAGTTCCGGAGCAAGATAAGCATGGCGTCTTGAAGAACCCCGAGAGGAAGGAGCCCTTGGCGGGAGTCGATCCAGTCTCAGCCAAGGTAGACGATATCCCCAAGGCTGTCAAGCTGGAACAAGAACTGGTAGAGGAATATCGGCAGACCGTTGGCGGGTACTTCAGGCGTTTCAACCCCCAGTACTTCAAACTCTCGGACGACAAAAAGGAGAACGACATTGACGAAACCCCGGTGACGGTGGAGTCGGTTCTCATGTACGCCTTTCTTAGGGCAGACCTAGACTTCATTTCTGCTCAGGCTCGCAAGCCCGACCCTGACGACCCCCAAGCGAGCGACCGCCCTGTAAACCACGACGAAATCCTCGGGGTGCCGCATAAACCGCCATCCGGGCACGGTATTGGGGGTCTTTCGCGCTTCAAAGGCGGCTCGACGGCATCTATAGTCCTCATCtcgacgcccacgcccgCACCCTTCTGGCACCCCAATGCGCAATCCACCTTGATAGTTGCGCATGTTGGTGACACACGCATTCTTCTCTGCCAGACAACCACCGGCCTTGCACAGCCCCTGACGTCAGATCATCATCCCACCACGCCCACCGAAagtcgtcgccttcgtcggTACGCGCCGGCGGGATCCATGGTCTCGGCAGACAGCTTCGGCGAGGACCGAATCGCCGGGCTCGCCAACAGCCGCGCATTCGGTGACATGCGCAGCAAGCGGATCGGTGTGTCGGCCGAGCCAGAAATCACCCGCGTCGAAGTCGGCCCGGCCGAGTACTCGTTCCTGGTCCTTATGAGCGACGGCATCTCGGGCACGCTCAGCGACCAGGAGATTGTCGATGTAATCAAAGAGGCCAGGACGCCCGAGGAGGGCGCTAAGGATGTGGTCAACTACGCCACCGAGGTCTCGCACGACGGTGACAATGCCACGTGTCTTGTCGTCAGACTCGGTGGATGGGAGCGCCGGTCTGAGGGCGGAGTCGGCAGCCTCGGGACCAAGGAGATTCGCGACAAGAGGAGGACCGAGGCGCTGGATCCCCGGCGAGGCAAGCAGTGA
- a CDS encoding Putative heterokaryon incompatibility Het-C, producing MASSGLGRGSILLALCLLLVLLPGRAAAFGAGNIPSIAQVEGHNWRHGDIEDMLKTIAFLHGKKWTSMLVSRVYFGNWLRDYSQAVDVGSLKGVNAPTIRILVWVLSFMAFGYATEEFEVTEERLGVYRPEEHIDNPLGYADGMDARKFDPRLRGPVDPIETRIDPRTGMKNYIANESGGWATSAGYLRFSFARSIHFGRVYTSGSRGSGKEADLCEALRCLGQALHCMEDFSAHSNYCELALRELGYHDVYPHCGAATEINLNGRRVFPLVTGTFGAVDFLHSVLGEATDHFTQSEVDEMNVALQNAEGMTANLTGGGTGSRGFLGLGSSKPNDFISLVSQLPGIGGDLAGQARDLQSRSAAQEQQNTRSGGDLSRDNANQVPGMSTNFDPVETARKIYPILQFRDKIVKSISNLISKIPGLEKLLDHISETLTAFILGLLAPFVRPIITQVSKVLKDGSSTVIDASSNSQLEPWKNPSCDDPTHSMLSKDHFTNILNSCAGRVAATILQYVVPRILYAWENPGVPVDEVVDDVLRAFHHPAARDDRIQIQRDMFETVRKWVNESSHKHELSHLLSSESVKTGKNHILSGGNGTKSVGGPGHTHSHGAFDGFGELGHGKVQGSLWNQIRTRDLNSMEGDDRKPLSSSPLPPSRPDYGYHESQGGSSHHYSASQSQGHASSYYSQPEPQGYGQQPPAPPAGQWGHPQPPQGYGGPGYGPGPGYGGPGYGGPPQPQYPPHHQQPPAPHHQQGGWGQYPGQHRY from the exons ATGGCCTCATCCGGTCTCGGGAGAGGTTCCATCCTCCTTGCTCTTTgtctgctgctggtgctcTTACCAggtcgcgccgccgcctttggCGCTGGCAACATCCCCTCCATTGCTCAG GTCGAGGGTCACAACTGGCGTCATGGAG ATATCGAGGATATGCTCAAGACTATTGCCTTCTTGCACGGCAAGAAATGGACTTCCATGTTGGTGTCGCGTGTCTACTTTGGAAACTGGCTTCGCGACTACTCTCAGGCCGTCGATGTAGGCAGCTTGAAGGGAGTGAACGCCCCCACCATCAGAATTCTG GTTTGGGTTCTTTCTTTTATGGCCTTCGGCTATGCGACGGAAGAGTTCGAGGTAACCGAGGAGCGCCTCGGCGTCTACCGTCCCGAAGAGCACATCGACAACCCCCTGGGCTACGCCGACGGCATGGACGCGCGCAAGTTTGACCCTCGCCTGCGCGGTCCCGTCGACCCTATCGAAACTCGGATCGATCCACGCACCGGCATGAAGAACTACATTGCCAACGAATCCGGTGGCTGGGCGACTAGCGCTGGCTACTTGCGCTTCAGCTTCGCCCGCAGCATTCACTTCGGTCGGGTCTACACGAGCGGTTCGCGTGGCTCCGGAAAGGAGGCAGACCTTTGCGAGGCATTGCGTTGTCTCGGACAGGCTCTCCACTGCATGGAGGACTTCAGCGCGCACAGCAACTACTGTGAGCTTGCGCTACGGGAGCTGGGCTACCACGACGTCTACCCCCACTGCGGTGCTGCCACCGAAATTAACCTGAATGGCCGTCGTGTTTTCCCTCTCGTCACCGGAACCTTTGGTGCTGTGGATTTCCTGCACTCCGTTCTCGGCGAAGCCACGGACCACTTCACCCAGTCCGAGGTGGATGAAATGAACGTCGCTCTTCAGAACGCCGAAGGCATGACCGCAAACCTCACTGGTGGCGGCACTGGGTCCCGTGGCTTTCTGGGGCTCGGCTCCTCGAAGCCGAATGACTTTATCTCACTTGTCAGCCAGCTCCCGGGCATTGGTGGAGATCTGGCAGGTCAGGCCCGCGATCTACAGTCCAGATCGGCTGCACAGGAGCAGCAAAACACCCGTTCAGGCGGCGATCTCAGCCGCGACAACGCAAACCAAGTACCCGGCATGAGTACCAACTTCGACCCTGTCGAGACTGCCCGTAAGATCTACCCGATCCTGCAGTTCCGAGACAAGATTGTCAAGTCCATCAGCAACCTCATCTCCAAGATTCCTGGCTTGGAGAAGCTCTTGGATCACATCAGTGAGACACTGACTGCATTCATTCTGGGACTGTTGGCGCCATTTGTCAGACCCATCATCACCCAGGTTTCCAAGGTCCTCAAGGATGGTTCCTCAACCGTCATTGATGCCAGCTCCAACTCTCAGCTGGAGCCCTGGAAGAACCCCAGTTGTGATGACCCGACCCACTCCATGCTGTCTAAGGATCACTTCACCAACATCCTCAACTCGTGCGCGGGCAGGGTTGCTGCGACGATCTTGCAATATGTCGTCCC GCGCATTCTTTACGCATGGGAGAACCCTGGAgtgcccgtcgacgaggtcgttgaTGATGTCCTCCGGGCTTTCCACCACCCGGCAGCCCGCGACGACAGAATACAGATACAGAGAGACATGTTCGAGACGGTTCGCAAGTGGGTGAATGAGAGTTCTCATAAGCATGAGCTGTCTCATCTTCTCTCGTCCGAGTCGGTCAAGACTGGTAAAAACCACATTCTCAGTGGTGGTAACGGCACGAAAAGTGTTGGTGGCCCCGGTCACACACACTCCCACGGAGCCTTTGACGGTTTCGGGGAGCTGGGCCATGGCAAGGTTCAGGGTTCCCTCTGGAACCAGATCCGCACGCGAGACCTGAACTCTATGGAGGGCGATGACAGGAAGCCTCTGTCGagctctcctcttcctccatcGCGACCGGACTACGGATATCACGAGAGCCAGGGCGGAAGCAGCCACCACTACTCGGCCTCGCAATCCCAGGGCCACGCCTCGAGCTACTACAGCCAGCCCGAACCACAAGGCTACGGCCAACAGCCACCTGCTCCGCCCGCGGGTCAATGGGGCCATCCTCAACCCCCACAAGGATACGGCGGTCCTGGTTACGGTCCCGGGCCCGGTTACGGCGGCCCCGGATACGGTGGACCGCCGCAGCCCCAATACCCGCCTCACCACCAGCAACCGCCTGCTCCCCATCATCAGCAGGGTGGCTGGGGCCAGTACCCAGGCCAGCACCGCTACTAA